TTAAGCTCACCTATGTAAGGAAGGTTCCTGTAAAGCTGGGCGTAGTCAAGTCCGTATCCTACTACGAACACATTGTCAACGTCAAAGCCGATATAATCAGCCTTGATTACTTCTGATTTTCTGACTTTCTTGTTGAGCAGAGTGCATACCTTTATCGACGCAGGCTCTCTTTCAAGGAAAAGATCCTTTACGAATTTCAGCGTTTTTCCGCTGTCGAGAATGTCCTCGACAAGAATAACGTGTTTGCCCTTTATATCTGCCGAAATATCCTTAGTCAGTCTTAATTCTCCGGATGTGGTGCCGTTTCCGTAAGACTGAACCGTTACGAAATCCAGCTTTGTATAAAGATCGACATTCTTCAGCACATCCGAAAGGAACATAAACGAGCCTTTCAGTATGCCTATCACGGTTACTTCTTCGCCCTTATAGTCCTGTGTTATCTGTCTGCCTATTTCCTCAGCTCTTTTTACAAGCTCCTCGCTCGTAAAAAGTACTCTTTCAATGTCATCATGTATGTTTTTCACTACTAATTCTCTCCGTAATCACGTTGTATTAAATAATACATCGCTTATATTAAATAAATGTTAAGCGATGAAAACAAAACGGCAATACAGCCATTATAGCACGATTATGCCGAAAAAGCAACGGCGATAATCATTTTTAAGCTGTTTATCACATTAATTTCGTCTGAATTTCTCACGGTCTGTAACAACAAACAGCTTTTTCTTTCTTATCTGAACAAATCTGAACTGGCACGGATTTATCTTTCCCTGTCCGGCTCTTATAATTCCTACGCAGCTTTCAACCGCTTTCATATTCGGCGGTATATCGTTATCCTTGAAAATCATCGTAACGATACGGCGAAGTATGCACTCATCGGCGGTGCGCAGTATACCGACATCATATTTATTATCGGCGGTGCGAGCCTTTTCCATAAGCTCCGATGCTATTTTGTCAAGATACCTGTCATCGTCCGACACAGACTGCGACAACCTGCTTATCGCACTGAAAAGCGAGGGGTTTATTTCCTTCAGCAAAGGCACGACCTTATGTCTTATCTTGTTTCTTGTATAATCATCGGACAGATTGGTGCTGTCCGTGACATAATCAAGACAGTTTTCACTGCAATAAAGCTCTATATCCTCACGGGTGTTGTATAACAGCGGACGGATTATATTGTCACGCTTTGCCGGAATTCCGCATATACCCGAGAGTGCAGTGCCTCTGACCATATTTATGAGAATGGTTTCGCAGTTATCCGATGCTGTGTGTGCGGTCGCTATCAGCCTGCCCTTGCTTATGCTCTCGAAGAAATCGTACCTTAACCGCCTTGCACATTCCTCAAGGCTGTCGTGCTTTTGCCGCAAATCGTTTACCTTTATGCTTGCGGTGTACAGCGGAATGTCAAGAAATCTGCACATTCTGCGGACAAACCGCTCATCGCTGTCGCTTTCCTCACCACGCAGATTATGATTTACATGGCAGGCGGCAAGCGAAAAGCCGAGTTCGTCTTTCAGCGAATATAAGACATACAGCAAGGCGACGCTGTCTGCGCCGCCGCTTACCGCCGCAATTACAGTATCGCCCTTATTTATCATCGAATACCGTTCTATAGTATTTTTAACGGAATTTTTTAAATTACTGCTCGGCATGGACATACTCCACATCTGTAAATCTCGTGTACTGACCGTCCCATATCATGTTTACATCGTTGGTTTCACCGTGACGGTTCTTAGCAACGATACACTTACAGGCTCTCTGATCCTCTGCCTCTTTGTTATAATAGCTGTCACGGTACAGGAACAGAACTATATCTGCGTCCTGCTCGATAGAACCGGAATCACGCAGGTCTGACAGCATAGGACGTTTGTCGTCCTTTTTTTCGGCGGAACGTGCAAGCTGTGACAGTACGATTATCGGAACATTAAGTTCCTTCGCCATTATCTTGAGGTTTCGTGTCATTTCCGAAATTTCGTTTACACGGTTAAGATCCCTTCTGCCCGAAGAAATAAGCTGAAGATAGTCTATTACTATCAGCCCGAGATTATCGACACGGCGCAGCTTTGCCTTCATTTCATTGACAGTTATCGCTGAACTGTCGTCTATGTAGATATTCATATTTGACAGTACGAATGCGGCATCGGCAAGATTTCTCCACTGTGCAGGGTCAAATCTGCCCGTTGACATAAGCTCGCTCGAAATTCTTCCCTCAGAGGACAGCATACGCTTTACAAGCTGTTCTTTTGACATTTCGAGGTTGAATACGCAGATAGATTTTTCGGGATGATATTTTGCGACATTTGTCGCCATATTCATAGCGAATGATGTTTTACCCATACCGGGACGTGCCGCAACTATCAGCAAATCAGATTTATTCAATCCGTGTATGTACTTGTCAAGCGAGGGAAAGCCCGATTTCAGACCTTGTATGCCTTGCTTGTCGGGGTTTGCGCAAAGCTCGGAAAGCTCGTTGAGAATGCCGACAATGACAGCGTTCAGCCTTGTAAGACCTTTTACCTGGTTCTCGTTTCTTATATCGTATATTCTTTTTTCGGCAAGCTCAAGCAGAGCGGCAGTGTCCGTCTGTCCTTCGTTTGCATTTTCAAGAATATCGCCTGCTATGCTTATAAGAAGCCGTCTTGTGTACTTATCCTCGACTATTTCTATATATCTGTCAACGCTTGAGATGCTGGGGACGGTTTCCATCAGCTTTACAAGATAGTTTCTGCCTTCCTCCTGCGACTCGAAAACATTGTTCTTCATGCAGTTTTCAAGCACGGTAACAACATCAATATTGTCACTTGCCGCAAACATCTGCATCATAACAGTGTATATATCGGTGTGGACTTTTACATAGAAATGCTCCGGGTGCAGTTTTGCCGACGCTTTCGGCATATTTGCGTTTCCGTCAAGCAGTATAGCACCCAGTACGGACTGCTCTGCGTCAAGGCTGTACGGAAGATTTACCCCCGCAAGCTCCATCTCAGCCATTATTCTTCCTCAACCTTTACACTGAACTGTGCAACGATGCCTGTAAACAGCCTTGCCTCTGCAGTGAATGTACCGAATGATTTTATATCGCTTTTTGTAACGATTTTTCTCTTATCAACATCAAAGCCGAAATCACGCTTTATAAGTGCGCTTATATCCTTGCTGGTAACAGAGCCGAACAGCTTTCCGCCCTGACCTGCTTTTGCCTTGAATGTAAGCACCTTGCCGTCGATAGTATCCTTTATCTTCTTTGCGTTGGCGGCTTCAACATCGAGCTTGTGCTGTGCGGACGCCTTCTGTCCTTCAAGGTGGTTAAGATTCTCGTTTGTAGCCTCGACCGCAAGACCCTTCTTTATAAGGCAGTTTCTTGCATAAGCGTCCTTTACTTCCTTTACCTCGCCCTTCTTGCCTGAGCCTGCAACGTCCTGTGTGAAAATTACCTTCATTTTATATCGTCCTTTCTTTAACTGCGCTGTGCAGTCTTGTTATCGTTTGAGTTTACCTTTATAAGACTTAAATAGTAGTCGTCAATCGACTTCTTGAGAGTATCAAGCGCTTCGTTTACCGTAACGTCCTTTAGCTGAGCACCTGCCATAGTCTGATGACCGCCGCCGCCAAGAGCCTCCATTATAAGCTGGACGTTTAAGTTACCCATACTTCTTGCGCTTATTGATATTTCGTTGCTCATCGTTTTGAACAATACAAACGATGCGTCAACATTCTTGATAGTCAGCAGTTCATCTGCCGCCTGCGGAGCGACTATCCTCAGATCGTCCGCATAGAAGTCACACGGTGCTATCGCACACTTGCGGTAAATTTCCGCCTCTGCGACTATCTGTGTTTTTCTCTTGTAGCTGTCTATAGAGCTTGAGAACATCTTCTTTACGGTTATCGTATCCGCACCCATTTTACGCAGTACAGCCGCCGCCTCAAATGTTCTTACGCCCGTTTTCATAACGAAATTCTTTGTATCAAGCATAATGCCTGCAAGCAGACACTCCGCCTGCACCGCTCTCAGCTTTCCTGCCTCACCGAAATACTGTATAAGCTCCGTCACCATTTCTGATGCGGATGAAGCATACGGCTCGTGGTGGAATATTACCGCATTGTCTATGTAGTTTACCATCTTCCTGTGGTGGTCGATGACAACTACCTTCTTTGCTTTTTCGTAAAGCTCCTTGCTTTCTATTATCAGCGGATTATGCGTATCGCAGATAATCAGCAGTGAATTGTCCGTCAGCTCCTCCATAGCATCCGCAGGCTCTGTGAACAGCGGTTCTTCACCGTCAACGTGGGGGAATCTGTCTATCAGGACTTTTGCAAGCGAGGTGCTGTAGTCGCATACCGCCCAGGCACTCTTGCCGAGATTCCTTATGGCGCAGGTAAGGCCTACAGATGAGCCTACGCTGTCAAGGTCGCTGTACTTGTGACCCATTATGAATATCTTGTCTGCATTGTCAACAAGCTCAAGCAGTGAGTTTGCGATGATTCGTGTCTTGACCTTCGTGTGACGCTCAACGCCCTTTGAAACACCGCCGTAAAATTCAAAGCCGTTGTCCGTCTTTACAGCCGCCTGATCACCGCCTCGTCCGAGTGCCATTTCAAGTGCCTGACGTGCGAACTGTTCGCTTTCTTTGAGCGTTTTACCTGTTCTGCCTATACCTATCGACATTGTTACGTTAAGGCGGTCATTTACGAAAATTTCTCTTGCTTTATCGAGGATTTCGACCTTGTTACGCAGGATTTCCTGCAGGTGTCTTTCTTCTATTACGGCTATAAATCTGTCGGACGCATTCTTTCTGAGTACGCCTGTTGTCTGTCCCGCAAAATCTTCAAGCAGCTTGTCTATCTGTACCGAAACGTGCGCCTTTTCACTTTCAAGGCAACCGCTTATAAGCTCCTCGTAGCCGTCTACCATAAACAGTATGACAACGGGCTGTGACAGCTTTTTCTCTGTTTCAAGAGCGGTTATGTCGGTTATGTTCTTGAAGAATAACAGCGTCAGTTCTTTTGCTTCGTTCTCATCGGGTATTCTTGCAAAAACCTTATATACCTTGTCCTTGTATCTGACGGTTATTCCGTCATCGGTGAAGAAATCGGCAGGCGGAATATCGGTTATATTTGACAGTTCCATACCGTATTCGCAACAGTCGGGGAATTCCTCGGTAAACTTTCCGTTTGTCCAGACTATTCTTCCGGCACTGTCGATTATAACGGCGGACATAGGAAAGCTATGCACGGACATATGCATTTTCGATTCAAGCTCATCGTCTATTCGTGCATAATACTGGAATGTTTTTCTTGTGACCTGTATCAGTTTTCCTATCGCAAAACCGCCGATAAGCACAACAAAAGGCGCAGACAGCCAGAATACATTGATGTCCTTCGTGTAAATATATCCCTGAATTATCACCAGTGCGATAACCAGTGCGGAAACCGATATTACAAGTCCGCCGTCACGATAAAAATTCTTCACCTTTTGCGCCTCCTTTGTATTCCGTTATTTTACACTTCCATTATGATAGGCAGTATCATAGGACTTCTCTTGGTTCTCTGGAATATGAAGTTGCCAAGTTCATCCCTTACGTTAGACTTTATATTGCCCCATTCTCTGATGTTCCTGTCTGCACAGGTCTGGAGCGTTTTCTTGACAAGCTGTTTTGCCTCATCCATAAGCTCCTCGGATTCCCTTACATATACAAATCCTCTTGATACTATATCGGGGCCTGCCGCTACCATACCTGTTTCACGGTTGATAGTGGTTACAACAACAATAAGACCATCCTCGGACAGATGCTTTCTGTCACGCAGTACGACCGAGCCGACATCTCCCACTCCGAGACCGTCGACAAGCACCTTTCCTGCAGGCACCTGACCTACTACCTTCATTTCAACACTGTCGGTTTCAACCACCTGACCGATATTCAGAAGGAATATGTTTTTCTCGGGTATGCCCATCTTTATTGCAAGACCCTCGTGCTTTTTCATATGCTTGTATTCGCCGTGTATCGGTATAAAGAATTTCGGCTTTGTCAGCGCAAGCATCATTTTAAGCTCGTCCTGGCAGGCGTGACCCGAAACGTGTACCTCGTACATAGCCTCGTATACTACCTCTGCACCCTGCTTCATAAGCTCGTTTACGAGCTTTCCGACAAACTTCTCGTTGCCGGGGATCGGAGTAGCCGAAATAATGATAAGATCGCTCGGTGTTATAGATACCTGTCTGTGATCTCCCGATGACATTCTCGAAAGTGCGGAAAGCGGTTCGCCCTGACTTCCCGTTGTGATAATTACCATTTTTTCGGGAGGATATTTGTTGACATCTTCTATATCTACAAGCATACCCTGAGGTACTTTTATATAATTGAGTTCAATTGCGGTAGTAAGCACATTGAGCATACTTCTGCCCGAAACGGCGACCTTTCTGCCCCAGCTTTCCGCATTGTTTATAATCTGCTGTATTCTGTGAATGTTTGAGGAGAATGTAGCGACAATTATTCTCTTGCCCTCTGCTCCTGCAAAAAGGCTCTTGAAGCTCTCTCCGACCTTTCTCTCGGTCGCCGTATAGCCCGGACGCTCTGCGTTTGTACTTTCCGAAAGCAGTGCGAGAACACCCTTGTTTCCAAGCTCACCGAATCTTGCAAGGTCAATTATACCGCCCTCGATAGGCGTATAGTCAACCTTGAAGTCGCCTGTATGCACTATCACGCCTGCAGGCGTATGCACTGCCATTGCGCAGGCATCGGGGATAGAGTGGTTTACTCTTATAAATTCAACGCTCATACAGCCCATTCTGACATTCTGACGGGGTACGACCACGTTCAGCGAACACTGCGACAGTATGCCATGCTCACGGAGCTTTCCCTCGACAAGTCCGAGCGTCAGCCTTGTGCCATATACGGGTACGTTTATCTTCTTAAGGAAGTAGGGGAGTGCGCCTATGTGGTCCTCGTGGCCGTGCGTCAGCACAATGCCCCTTATCTTCTCCCTGTTCTTTTCAAGATAGGTGAAGTCGGGGATAACAAGATCGACACCGAGCATATCGTCATCGGGGAAGGCAAGTCCGCAATCTATGATGAATATATCGTTACAGCACTCGTAGACGTAGATGTTCTTGCCTATCTCGTTTACGCCGCCGAGCGACATAATCCTTACGGGTGTCTTTCTGC
This window of the [Eubacterium] siraeum genome carries:
- the dnaB gene encoding replicative DNA helicase, which encodes MAEMELAGVNLPYSLDAEQSVLGAILLDGNANMPKASAKLHPEHFYVKVHTDIYTVMMQMFAASDNIDVVTVLENCMKNNVFESQEEGRNYLVKLMETVPSISSVDRYIEIVEDKYTRRLLISIAGDILENANEGQTDTAALLELAEKRIYDIRNENQVKGLTRLNAVIVGILNELSELCANPDKQGIQGLKSGFPSLDKYIHGLNKSDLLIVAARPGMGKTSFAMNMATNVAKYHPEKSICVFNLEMSKEQLVKRMLSSEGRISSELMSTGRFDPAQWRNLADAAFVLSNMNIYIDDSSAITVNEMKAKLRRVDNLGLIVIDYLQLISSGRRDLNRVNEISEMTRNLKIMAKELNVPIIVLSQLARSAEKKDDKRPMLSDLRDSGSIEQDADIVLFLYRDSYYNKEAEDQRACKCIVAKNRHGETNDVNMIWDGQYTRFTDVEYVHAEQ
- the hpt gene encoding hypoxanthine phosphoribosyltransferase, encoding MKNIHDDIERVLFTSEELVKRAEEIGRQITQDYKGEEVTVIGILKGSFMFLSDVLKNVDLYTKLDFVTVQSYGNGTTSGELRLTKDISADIKGKHVILVEDILDSGKTLKFVKDLFLEREPASIKVCTLLNKKVRKSEVIKADYIGFDVDNVFVVGYGLDYAQLYRNLPYIGELKVEAR
- the rplI gene encoding 50S ribosomal protein L9, encoding MKVIFTQDVAGSGKKGEVKEVKDAYARNCLIKKGLAVEATNENLNHLEGQKASAQHKLDVEAANAKKIKDTIDGKVLTFKAKAGQGGKLFGSVTSKDISALIKRDFGFDVDKRKIVTKSDIKSFGTFTAEARLFTGIVAQFSVKVEEE
- a CDS encoding ribonuclease J, with the protein product MGIIDSKNLLTATENIKPKATKPYSKRRKNPFAKQFKLTDRNAPKDAPASESLTGILNAKPANKTVLTDNRQQGKKPVLTDRRASESKKPVLTDNRSQNKKPVLTDNKSSEKKSMSADGRNDKKPVLTDNKPHYNKNKQEPRKQEYPSFFAEDEKKSGRKTPVRIMSLGGVNEIGKNIYVYECCNDIFIIDCGLAFPDDDMLGVDLVIPDFTYLEKNREKIRGIVLTHGHEDHIGALPYFLKKINVPVYGTRLTLGLVEGKLREHGILSQCSLNVVVPRQNVRMGCMSVEFIRVNHSIPDACAMAVHTPAGVIVHTGDFKVDYTPIEGGIIDLARFGELGNKGVLALLSESTNAERPGYTATERKVGESFKSLFAGAEGKRIIVATFSSNIHRIQQIINNAESWGRKVAVSGRSMLNVLTTAIELNYIKVPQGMLVDIEDVNKYPPEKMVIITTGSQGEPLSALSRMSSGDHRQVSITPSDLIIISATPIPGNEKFVGKLVNELMKQGAEVVYEAMYEVHVSGHACQDELKMMLALTKPKFFIPIHGEYKHMKKHEGLAIKMGIPEKNIFLLNIGQVVETDSVEMKVVGQVPAGKVLVDGLGVGDVGSVVLRDRKHLSEDGLIVVVTTINRETGMVAAGPDIVSRGFVYVRESEELMDEAKQLVKKTLQTCADRNIREWGNIKSNVRDELGNFIFQRTKRSPMILPIIMEV
- the tilS gene encoding tRNA lysidine(34) synthetase TilS, with protein sequence MINKGDTVIAAVSGGADSVALLYVLYSLKDELGFSLAACHVNHNLRGEESDSDERFVRRMCRFLDIPLYTASIKVNDLRQKHDSLEECARRLRYDFFESISKGRLIATAHTASDNCETILINMVRGTALSGICGIPAKRDNIIRPLLYNTREDIELYCSENCLDYVTDSTNLSDDYTRNKIRHKVVPLLKEINPSLFSAISRLSQSVSDDDRYLDKIASELMEKARTADNKYDVGILRTADECILRRIVTMIFKDNDIPPNMKAVESCVGIIRAGQGKINPCQFRFVQIRKKKLFVVTDREKFRRN
- a CDS encoding DHH family phosphoesterase, which encodes MKNFYRDGGLVISVSALVIALVIIQGYIYTKDINVFWLSAPFVVLIGGFAIGKLIQVTRKTFQYYARIDDELESKMHMSVHSFPMSAVIIDSAGRIVWTNGKFTEEFPDCCEYGMELSNITDIPPADFFTDDGITVRYKDKVYKVFARIPDENEAKELTLLFFKNITDITALETEKKLSQPVVILFMVDGYEELISGCLESEKAHVSVQIDKLLEDFAGQTTGVLRKNASDRFIAVIEERHLQEILRNKVEILDKAREIFVNDRLNVTMSIGIGRTGKTLKESEQFARQALEMALGRGGDQAAVKTDNGFEFYGGVSKGVERHTKVKTRIIANSLLELVDNADKIFIMGHKYSDLDSVGSSVGLTCAIRNLGKSAWAVCDYSTSLAKVLIDRFPHVDGEEPLFTEPADAMEELTDNSLLIICDTHNPLIIESKELYEKAKKVVVIDHHRKMVNYIDNAVIFHHEPYASSASEMVTELIQYFGEAGKLRAVQAECLLAGIMLDTKNFVMKTGVRTFEAAAVLRKMGADTITVKKMFSSSIDSYKRKTQIVAEAEIYRKCAIAPCDFYADDLRIVAPQAADELLTIKNVDASFVLFKTMSNEISISARSMGNLNVQLIMEALGGGGHQTMAGAQLKDVTVNEALDTLKKSIDDYYLSLIKVNSNDNKTAQRS